From a single Bacteroidetes Order II. bacterium genomic region:
- a CDS encoding alpha-L-fucosidase has product MKRLFFVCLYSFLVVPVFLAAQAPSRPDSLRMAWFKDAKLGIFVHWGIYSVDGVDESWSFYNHYLPFETYSAQRNRFTANKYDPVAWAKLFREAGARYAVLTAKHHDGMALWGSRLGTENVVQQTPAKRDLVTPFVSALRAENLRAGLYFSLIDWAHPDYPAFRKNEVRYDRTKDPQRWQRFRDFYQGQLFELSTQFKPDLFWFDGDWEHPAEAWESEKVRAKLFAHNPNVVLNSRLAGHGDYETPEQGIPIVKPKSPYWELCLTANDSWGYQGTDENYKTPAEIIQIFSEVIGLGGNLLLAFGPKEDGTFRPQDLNLMQELGHWTKRNEEAIYGTRAGLPSGHFQGVTTVSKDHKKLYLFLQGRPASGQVMLRGIESKIAFIRVLGSGQKLYGWRMKGKPWWSEKPGFITIDLPESTRFDPYLTVVAIEFKEPIRLHREDKMGLLE; this is encoded by the coding sequence ATGAAACGTCTCTTTTTTGTTTGTTTATACAGCTTTCTGGTAGTACCTGTCTTTCTGGCAGCGCAAGCCCCAAGCCGGCCAGACAGCCTACGAATGGCCTGGTTCAAAGATGCCAAACTGGGCATTTTTGTCCATTGGGGCATTTATAGTGTGGATGGTGTGGACGAATCTTGGTCTTTCTATAACCATTATTTGCCGTTTGAAACATACAGCGCCCAGCGCAACCGCTTTACGGCCAATAAATACGACCCCGTTGCATGGGCCAAACTTTTCCGAGAAGCGGGTGCCCGATATGCCGTCCTCACGGCTAAACACCACGATGGCATGGCCCTATGGGGTTCACGCTTGGGGACAGAAAATGTGGTACAACAAACGCCTGCCAAACGAGATTTGGTGACGCCATTTGTAAGTGCCCTACGCGCAGAAAATCTAAGAGCGGGCTTATATTTCTCTCTGATAGATTGGGCCCATCCCGATTATCCCGCCTTCCGAAAAAACGAAGTACGATACGACCGCACCAAAGACCCACAACGGTGGCAACGGTTCAGGGACTTCTACCAAGGTCAACTTTTTGAACTATCCACCCAATTTAAACCGGATTTATTTTGGTTCGATGGCGATTGGGAGCACCCCGCCGAGGCTTGGGAAAGTGAGAAAGTGCGGGCCAAACTTTTTGCACATAACCCCAATGTGGTCTTAAATAGCCGCTTGGCCGGGCATGGTGATTATGAAACGCCGGAGCAAGGCATTCCCATTGTGAAGCCAAAATCGCCTTATTGGGAACTTTGCCTTACTGCAAACGACTCGTGGGGCTATCAAGGAACAGACGAAAATTATAAGACACCGGCAGAAATCATTCAGATTTTTAGTGAGGTAATTGGCCTCGGAGGCAATTTACTCCTTGCCTTTGGCCCAAAAGAAGACGGAACGTTTCGTCCACAAGACCTGAACCTAATGCAGGAATTGGGGCATTGGACAAAACGGAATGAGGAGGCAATTTATGGCACGCGAGCGGGTTTGCCTTCGGGACATTTTCAGGGCGTCACAACGGTCTCTAAAGACCACAAAAAACTTTACTTATTTCTTCAGGGTCGCCCCGCTTCTGGACAAGTGATGCTGCGCGGGATCGAAAGCAAGATTGCCTTTATTCGGGTTTTGGGAAGCGGGCAAAAACTTTATGGATGGCGCATGAAAGGCAAACCGTGGTGGAGCGAGAAGCCAGGATTTATCACCATAGACCTGCCAGAATCTACCCGCTTCGATCCATACCTAACCGTCGTTGCGATCGAATTTAAGGAGCCTATCCGGCTACACCGCGAAGACAAAATGGGTTTATTGGAGTAA
- a CDS encoding tryptophan synthase subunit alpha yields MIQRLQETLAQCRKTGEKAMGIFITNGFPEPAATHDLLRAVDENGADFIELGMPFSDPLAEGLPIQRSSERALRHGTKMVDAFRVAESFRKSSETPLLLMGYVNPIMRYGLAAFCRDAAQSGVDGLILPDLPPYEADQLRAAADENGLAWVNLIAPNTSDERVRYIDEQTNGFVYAVSVTGLTGTNISTHAVSAYLERVRPLVNKNPLLVGFGIRNHQDAMQLAAQTDGFIVGSALINRLEALWDAPLSAEERLQQVGDFIRGLKYGA; encoded by the coding sequence ATGATCCAGCGACTACAAGAAACCCTTGCCCAATGCCGCAAGACTGGCGAAAAAGCCATGGGAATTTTCATCACGAATGGTTTCCCGGAACCAGCCGCAACCCACGATTTATTGCGGGCGGTGGATGAAAACGGCGCCGACTTTATCGAACTTGGGATGCCATTTAGCGATCCTTTGGCCGAGGGCTTGCCCATCCAACGTTCCAGCGAACGGGCCTTGCGGCATGGAACCAAAATGGTGGATGCTTTTCGGGTGGCCGAGTCCTTTCGAAAATCTTCTGAAACGCCCTTGTTGCTCATGGGTTATGTAAATCCCATTATGCGTTATGGGCTTGCGGCATTTTGTCGCGACGCCGCCCAAAGTGGCGTAGATGGCCTAATTTTGCCGGATTTACCGCCGTATGAGGCCGATCAACTGCGGGCTGCTGCCGACGAAAACGGCTTGGCTTGGGTAAACCTGATTGCGCCCAACACGTCGGACGAACGGGTTCGTTATATTGATGAACAAACCAACGGCTTTGTTTATGCCGTCTCGGTAACAGGATTAACGGGGACGAATATCTCGACCCATGCCGTTTCTGCTTATTTAGAACGGGTTCGACCCCTTGTTAACAAAAATCCATTATTGGTTGGCTTTGGTATTCGAAATCACCAAGATGCCATGCAACTTGCGGCACAGACCGATGGTTTTATTGTAGGTTCTGCCCTCATTAACCGCTTAGAGGCGCTATGGGATGCGCCATTGAGTGCCGAGGAGCGGCTACAGCAGGTAGGGGATTTTATTCGCGGCTTAAAATATGGTGCATAA
- a CDS encoding DUF4296 domain-containing protein: MSNASSLLYFIIGFGLFVMVMGCGKTVEPPHQPLPKEKLIALLVDLELAEARLMTLRDVRPAMRDSLLKDHRIAPPVFEAWMTYYAGNPTLFLPLREEVSRQLEREAPQVPTVSPTPIDRLTGR; this comes from the coding sequence ATGTCAAATGCGAGCAGTCTCCTTTACTTTATTATCGGGTTTGGGCTATTCGTTATGGTGATGGGCTGCGGGAAAACTGTTGAACCACCCCATCAACCCCTACCCAAAGAAAAACTCATCGCCCTGTTGGTGGACTTGGAATTGGCCGAGGCCCGTTTGATGACGTTGCGCGACGTGAGGCCCGCCATGCGCGACTCCCTTCTCAAAGACCATCGCATTGCACCACCCGTTTTCGAGGCTTGGATGACCTATTATGCCGGAAATCCAACGTTGTTTTTGCCCCTTCGCGAGGAAGTGAGCCGACAGTTGGAGCGCGAAGCGCCGCAAGTGCCCACGGTCTCGCCCACACCCATAGACCGCCTAACGGGACGCTAA
- a CDS encoding AraC family transcriptional regulator: protein MNMQLSSGYYDRRKLEAHVENRTVYSLDRAELNVYETHMFADKVELTFDHPVLVSMLRGKKVMHLRDSSFVFVPGESVVLPPGEEMQIDFPEATVENPTQCLALTLANESILEMTSYLNERHPKADAFAQWTFTERNFHFTNDTAVNQIIARMIFLFTENHPSKDIFADFMLKELILRLMQTEARHILLESADALHQTSRLAYVVKYIREHLHEPLTVQTLSEKACMSQTHFHRCFKLELGLSPIDFINAERIKLAKKLLKNQHQRITEICYACGFNSISYFNNVFRRATGQSPTAYRHRSLNPLA, encoded by the coding sequence ATGAACATGCAACTTTCTTCGGGCTATTATGATCGTCGCAAATTGGAAGCCCATGTGGAAAACCGGACGGTGTATTCGTTAGACCGGGCCGAGCTAAATGTGTATGAAACCCACATGTTTGCCGATAAGGTAGAGCTAACCTTCGATCACCCTGTTTTGGTGAGCATGTTGAGGGGCAAAAAAGTGATGCACCTGCGCGATAGCAGTTTTGTTTTTGTCCCGGGCGAGTCGGTCGTTTTGCCACCCGGCGAGGAAATGCAGATTGATTTTCCTGAAGCGACGGTAGAAAACCCCACGCAATGCTTGGCCTTAACCTTGGCCAATGAGTCTATTCTGGAAATGACTTCCTATCTGAATGAACGGCATCCAAAGGCCGATGCGTTTGCCCAGTGGACATTCACCGAGCGCAACTTCCACTTCACAAACGATACCGCCGTTAACCAGATTATTGCACGGATGATCTTCCTTTTCACCGAAAACCATCCTTCTAAAGACATTTTTGCGGATTTCATGCTGAAGGAATTAATCCTCCGCCTGATGCAGACCGAGGCCCGTCATATTTTATTAGAAAGTGCCGATGCCCTCCACCAAACGTCACGGCTGGCATATGTGGTAAAGTACATTCGGGAACATTTGCACGAACCCCTTACCGTTCAAACGTTGAGCGAGAAAGCATGTATGAGCCAAACACATTTTCACCGCTGTTTTAAGTTGGAGTTGGGTCTTTCGCCCATTGATTTTATCAACGCTGAAAGGATTAAATTGGCTAAAAAACTCTTAAAAAACCAACACCAACGGATTACCGAAATTTGCTATGCCTGTGGATTCAACAGTATTTCTTACTTCAACAATGTTTTCCGACGCGCAACAGGCCAATCCCCTACTGCCTACCGACATCGTTCCCTAAATCCCTTAGCTTAG
- a CDS encoding aldehyde dehydrogenase produces the protein MSDVSVSLAPPTFKDHYDNFIGGQWVAPVKGAYFDNISPVDGKVFTRVARSTAEDIELALDAAHAAAPMWNNSSATERSNMLLKIADVMEANLELLARVETWDNGKPLRETRAADLPLAIDHFRYFAGVIRAEEGSVAELDATTVSMNIPEPLGVVGQIIPWNFPLLMASWKVAPALAAGNCVVLKPAEQTPSGILVLMELIQHLLPAGVLNVVNGFGIEAGKPLASSPRVAKVAFTGETTTGRLIMQYASQNIIPVTLELGGKSPNIFFKSIMDADDDFFDKCLEGAVMFALNQGEVCTCPSRILVEESIYDAFMERVVARAKAVKMGHPLDPSTMMGAQASNDQYEKILNYIQIGKDEGAEVLCGGSAVKHENLEEGYYIQPTILKGHNKMRVFQEEIFGPVVCVTTFKDEAEALEIANDTLYGLGAGVWTRDMHQAYQMARHIKAGRVWVNCYHAYPAHAPFGGYKKSGIGRETHKMMLAHYRQTKNMLISYSKNPLGFF, from the coding sequence ATGTCTGATGTCTCTGTTTCCCTCGCCCCGCCAACCTTTAAAGACCACTACGATAATTTTATTGGTGGTCAGTGGGTAGCCCCTGTAAAAGGCGCCTATTTTGATAATATTTCTCCGGTGGATGGCAAGGTGTTCACCCGTGTGGCACGTTCTACCGCCGAAGACATTGAGTTGGCGCTGGATGCTGCCCATGCCGCCGCGCCGATGTGGAACAACAGTTCTGCCACCGAACGCAGCAATATGCTACTCAAAATTGCCGATGTAATGGAGGCCAATCTGGAGTTATTGGCCCGTGTAGAAACCTGGGACAATGGCAAGCCTCTCCGCGAAACCCGTGCCGCCGATTTGCCGCTGGCGATTGATCATTTTCGCTATTTTGCCGGGGTAATCCGTGCAGAAGAAGGTTCTGTGGCCGAGTTGGATGCCACCACCGTTTCTATGAATATTCCGGAGCCGTTGGGGGTTGTGGGGCAAATTATCCCGTGGAACTTCCCGCTTCTGATGGCCTCGTGGAAAGTGGCTCCGGCGTTGGCCGCCGGAAACTGTGTGGTATTGAAGCCTGCCGAACAAACACCCTCGGGCATTTTGGTGTTGATGGAACTGATCCAACACCTCTTGCCCGCAGGGGTGCTGAATGTGGTGAATGGCTTTGGTATCGAAGCCGGAAAACCGCTTGCCTCCAGCCCGCGTGTGGCAAAAGTGGCGTTTACGGGTGAAACTACCACGGGACGACTCATTATGCAGTATGCCTCGCAAAACATCATCCCGGTGACGTTGGAATTGGGGGGGAAATCGCCGAATATCTTCTTTAAAAGCATTATGGATGCCGATGACGACTTCTTCGACAAGTGCTTGGAAGGGGCGGTGATGTTTGCCTTAAACCAAGGTGAGGTTTGTACGTGTCCGTCGCGGATCTTGGTGGAAGAAAGTATTTATGATGCCTTTATGGAGCGGGTGGTGGCGCGTGCAAAAGCCGTTAAAATGGGTCATCCATTAGACCCCTCTACCATGATGGGGGCACAAGCCTCGAACGATCAGTACGAGAAAATCCTGAATTACATCCAGATTGGGAAAGACGAAGGCGCGGAAGTATTGTGTGGGGGTAGTGCCGTAAAGCACGAAAATTTGGAGGAAGGGTATTATATTCAACCCACGATCCTGAAAGGCCACAACAAAATGCGGGTTTTCCAAGAAGAAATCTTTGGTCCGGTGGTCTGTGTCACCACGTTTAAAGACGAGGCCGAGGCATTGGAAATTGCCAATGACACCTTGTATGGCTTGGGTGCTGGGGTTTGGACCCGCGACATGCACCAAGCATACCAGATGGCGCGGCACATTAAAGCCGGACGGGTTTGGGTGAACTGCTACCATGCGTATCCTGCCCATGCACCCTTTGGTGGCTACAAAAAATCGGGCATCGGGCGTGAAACCCACAAAATGATGTTGGCACACTACCGCCAAACCAAGAACATGCTGATTTCGTACAGCAAAAACCCATTGGGCTTCTTTTGA
- a CDS encoding DUF779 domain-containing protein, with amino-acid sequence MIPRVVASQAAADVIETLKAAHGPLMFHQSGGCCDGSAPMCYAAGELLIGDQDVLLGQIQGCDFYMSAFQFEYWQHTQLEIDVTPGRGASFSLEIPLGLRFVVKSRLFEEEEWEHLSPIRMGEG; translated from the coding sequence ATGATCCCCAGAGTTGTTGCCAGTCAAGCAGCGGCAGATGTTATTGAGACGCTAAAAGCCGCGCATGGCCCGCTGATGTTCCACCAAAGTGGTGGATGTTGCGATGGCTCGGCGCCGATGTGCTATGCCGCCGGAGAATTGCTCATTGGCGATCAGGATGTGTTGCTGGGCCAAATTCAAGGGTGCGATTTTTATATGTCGGCCTTTCAATTTGAATATTGGCAACACACGCAATTGGAAATAGACGTTACACCGGGCCGAGGAGCCAGTTTCTCTTTAGAAATTCCGCTCGGCCTTCGGTTTGTGGTGAAATCGCGTCTTTTTGAGGAGGAAGAATGGGAACATCTTAGCCCCATCCGCATGGGAGAGGGGTAA
- the rsmB gene encoding 16S rRNA (cytosine(967)-C(5))-methyltransferase RsmB — translation MPENRWVAVKHLLRIEQEGAYTARLPLETASAGARRQISDYIGGVTRLRRRLDFWLGRYYTGKLEKMEAPLRQLLRLAMYELTETDHPPYAVLNEAVSVAKKHIRPKAGPLVNGILRAFLRDINQLPKPDSGKRLHDLAVWHSHPDWLVRRWHKAFGERLEDLLQWNNARPVHGLRVNLLKTTPEAFDEALQKEGITTEAGQYLPYFRKTTHLQPILEAGWIEKGWCAVQDEAAGWVVAVLDPQPNEVVVDACAAPGGKSTHAAMRMQHTGRVLAIDQHPQRTRLIQDAAQKQGISTIEALTADFEEWAATSGVLADRVLLDVPCSGTGVLAKRADARWQREEKDLQDLLQRQQRLLDAATQTVQTGGLLVYSTCSIEHEENEGQITAFLQRHPNFKREAIPDLPPELRNAQGAYQSLPFKRGMDGAYAVRLRKTAP, via the coding sequence ATGCCAGAGAACCGTTGGGTAGCCGTCAAGCACCTCCTCCGCATCGAACAAGAAGGCGCTTATACCGCCCGTTTGCCCTTAGAGACCGCATCGGCAGGGGCACGCCGACAAATTTCGGACTACATTGGCGGGGTAACGCGGCTCCGGCGGCGCTTGGATTTTTGGTTGGGACGGTATTATACGGGCAAATTAGAAAAGATGGAAGCCCCACTTCGGCAACTCCTCCGCTTGGCCATGTATGAACTCACCGAGACCGACCACCCGCCCTATGCCGTCTTGAACGAAGCCGTGAGCGTGGCCAAAAAGCATATCCGCCCCAAAGCCGGCCCCTTGGTCAATGGCATTCTACGGGCTTTTTTGCGGGATATAAACCAATTACCCAAGCCGGATTCGGGCAAAAGACTGCATGATCTGGCCGTGTGGCATTCGCACCCCGATTGGCTGGTGCGTCGCTGGCACAAGGCGTTTGGCGAACGTTTGGAAGACCTCTTGCAATGGAACAATGCCCGTCCGGTGCATGGCTTGCGCGTTAACCTCCTCAAAACCACGCCCGAAGCCTTCGATGAAGCGCTCCAAAAAGAAGGTATCACCACCGAAGCGGGGCAATACCTGCCGTATTTCAGAAAAACGACGCACCTTCAACCCATTTTAGAAGCCGGATGGATAGAAAAAGGATGGTGTGCCGTTCAGGACGAGGCCGCCGGATGGGTGGTGGCGGTCTTAGACCCGCAACCAAATGAAGTGGTGGTGGATGCCTGCGCCGCGCCCGGAGGAAAAAGCACCCATGCCGCCATGCGGATGCAACACACCGGACGTGTTTTGGCCATAGACCAGCATCCACAACGTACCCGTTTGATACAAGATGCGGCCCAAAAACAGGGCATTTCCACCATCGAGGCCCTTACTGCCGATTTCGAGGAATGGGCGGCTACGTCGGGTGTTCTGGCAGACCGCGTATTATTGGATGTGCCTTGCTCGGGAACGGGCGTTTTGGCGAAACGGGCGGATGCCCGCTGGCAGCGCGAAGAAAAAGACCTACAAGACTTGCTACAACGCCAACAAAGGCTCTTGGATGCGGCCACCCAAACCGTCCAGACAGGCGGGCTTTTGGTTTATAGCACTTGCTCCATCGAACACGAAGAGAACGAAGGCCAAATAACGGCTTTTTTACAACGTCACCCAAATTTCAAACGGGAAGCCATTCCTGACCTCCCGCCCGAATTACGAAATGCACAAGGGGCCTACCAGAGCCTGCCCTTTAAAAGAGGGATGGATGGGGCCTATGCCGTCCGGCTGCGCAAAACAGCGCCCTGA
- a CDS encoding SUMF1/EgtB/PvdO family nonheme iron enzyme — translation MPKKVALVIGNSEYKHLKGIPPAVRDAEAIAGFLREVGFHVMQNTFGKENMPYTLNMGRKEMRMLMYEFKELVREAELAFFYFSGHGVQHEGRGYLLPSDIEDLDDPENLPECSFSLSQFITSMVNVGDASKIFILDACRDNPFSLMETNRKGLAEVQVARRKGKLADTMIFYAADVNQAAYFDPRAPYSYFTEALLESIKEPLELGSIFRQVRRKVVERTKAAKLQDVQHPWLMDSSIRDIYLISPKPQTTPRPVPSEILPRAGERQVLTIKGVDFAFRYCPPGRFRMGDDSSSADWEKPAHDVEIPSGFWMGETPVTQAQFRVFVEATGYKTTAETAEQRGVHVWNGNEWKWDKGALWSNVFVGANRPVVGVSWLDTVAYTKWLNGLGLGSFRLPFEEEWEYACLAGSRGQYCFGDDESELGKYAWYDANSKHETHPVGEKLPNAWGLRDVHGNVWEWTNSEWTGNYEAFRGKVRVSKYSQAHFDKLTQNSNTDRVLRGGSWSNIPQNLRAANRYFSFPTNRHVSVGFRLAKTL, via the coding sequence ATGCCTAAAAAAGTTGCCTTAGTTATTGGAAACTCAGAATATAAACACCTGAAAGGTATCCCGCCTGCGGTAAGAGATGCAGAAGCGATAGCGGGTTTTTTGAGGGAAGTTGGTTTTCATGTGATGCAAAATACGTTTGGGAAAGAAAACATGCCCTATACGCTTAATATGGGGCGGAAGGAAATGAGGATGCTGATGTATGAGTTTAAAGAATTGGTTCGTGAAGCAGAGCTGGCTTTTTTCTATTTTTCAGGGCATGGGGTTCAGCACGAGGGTCGAGGGTATTTATTGCCATCGGATATTGAAGACTTGGATGATCCTGAAAACCTTCCTGAATGTAGTTTTTCCCTTTCCCAATTCATTACCAGTATGGTAAATGTGGGGGATGCGAGTAAGATTTTTATTTTAGATGCCTGTCGAGATAACCCTTTTAGCCTGATGGAGACAAATCGTAAAGGGTTAGCAGAGGTGCAAGTTGCCCGAAGAAAAGGAAAACTGGCAGATACTATGATCTTTTATGCGGCGGATGTAAATCAAGCAGCTTATTTCGATCCCAGGGCACCATATAGTTATTTTACAGAGGCTTTGCTGGAAAGTATAAAAGAGCCTTTAGAGCTAGGGTCTATCTTTAGGCAAGTGAGGCGAAAAGTAGTTGAGCGTACAAAAGCCGCCAAACTTCAAGATGTGCAACATCCTTGGTTAATGGATTCCAGCATTCGGGATATTTATTTGATTTCGCCGAAGCCACAAACTACGCCGCGCCCTGTGCCGTCTGAAATTTTGCCCCGCGCCGGCGAGCGCCAGGTGCTGACGATTAAAGGGGTGGACTTTGCGTTCCGTTACTGCCCGCCGGGTCGTTTTAGGATGGGGGATGATAGTAGCTCTGCGGATTGGGAAAAGCCTGCGCATGATGTGGAGATTCCGTCAGGGTTTTGGATGGGTGAAACACCTGTTACGCAGGCTCAGTTTAGGGTTTTTGTGGAGGCTACAGGATACAAAACCACCGCAGAGACGGCTGAGCAGCGGGGTGTTCATGTTTGGAATGGTAACGAATGGAAGTGGGACAAGGGGGCTTTGTGGTCTAATGTATTTGTGGGTGCTAATCGTCCAGTGGTTGGTGTTTCGTGGTTGGATACGGTGGCCTATACAAAATGGCTGAATGGTTTGGGTCTGGGGTCTTTCCGTTTGCCTTTTGAAGAGGAATGGGAATATGCCTGCCTTGCGGGGAGCAGGGGGCAGTATTGTTTTGGGGATGATGAAAGCGAGTTAGGGAAGTATGCGTGGTATGATGCCAATAGCAAGCATGAAACGCATCCTGTAGGGGAGAAACTGCCGAATGCTTGGGGGTTAAGGGATGTACACGGAAACGTATGGGAATGGACGAATAGCGAATGGACTGGCAATTATGAAGCCTTTAGGGGCAAGGTGAGGGTGTCTAAGTACAGTCAAGCGCACTTTGATAAATTAACACAAAATTCAAATACGGACCGTGTGTTACGTGGTGGTTCGTGGAGCAACATACCACAGAACCTGCGTGCTGCCAACCGCTACTTCAGCTTTCCTACCAATCGTCACGTCAGCGTAGGCTTCCGTCTCGCCAAGACTTTATAA
- a CDS encoding N-acetylmuramoyl-L-alanine amidase yields MPNYAPRFATLATDYKTFIMEYPQLRAVSLAQWILESGRGFSQLSQQYFNYAGLKFRNEMQGFAVPVFYMASDGGDYYCGFADNLSFIRGFWRFMDRAPYFGWREHARSAETYLSFIAPRYSTNPAYVDKVLNLLPEAHQLLGMVSQPTTPTPPDDHAGPGTSEPYTKPLVSGFFESPNAESRNGSVISRIILHCSDNPNLAQVIAQYQNPKTQRSAHYLVNKDGKIYQMVRDSDRAWHCRGANANSLGIELMAARNEVMTAAQQTSTIALIRWMLSTYRIRPDQIAGHRHAPGYTGGVNGTFCPGRLFGDTTEAALKRWVNQNFWSNPPANPNPPVVTNPNTTWVPTPPTDPNRRWDF; encoded by the coding sequence ATGCCCAACTATGCCCCTCGCTTTGCCACCTTAGCCACCGATTACAAGACCTTCATCATGGAGTATCCGCAATTGCGTGCGGTTTCCTTGGCCCAATGGATATTGGAGTCTGGTAGGGGTTTTTCGCAGCTTTCGCAACAATATTTCAACTATGCGGGCCTGAAGTTCCGGAACGAGATGCAGGGTTTTGCGGTTCCTGTCTTTTATATGGCCAGTGATGGCGGCGATTATTACTGTGGCTTTGCGGATAACTTGTCATTTATCCGAGGTTTTTGGCGGTTTATGGACCGTGCGCCGTACTTTGGTTGGCGAGAACATGCTCGTTCGGCAGAAACCTACCTCAGCTTCATTGCGCCTCGGTATTCCACCAATCCGGCCTATGTGGATAAAGTCCTGAATCTTTTGCCCGAGGCCCATCAGTTGCTTGGCATGGTTTCGCAGCCCACCACGCCTACACCGCCCGACGACCACGCGGGGCCGGGGACCTCGGAGCCTTATACCAAACCCCTTGTCTCTGGCTTTTTTGAAAGCCCTAATGCCGAGTCGCGCAATGGATCTGTCATTTCCCGCATCATCCTGCATTGCTCCGATAACCCCAATCTGGCACAAGTCATTGCCCAATACCAAAACCCTAAGACCCAGCGCTCGGCCCATTATTTGGTAAACAAAGACGGTAAAATTTACCAGATGGTGCGCGATTCCGACCGTGCGTGGCATTGTCGGGGGGCCAATGCCAACTCATTGGGCATTGAACTGATGGCAGCACGCAACGAAGTGATGACCGCAGCCCAGCAAACGTCCACCATCGCCCTGATCCGTTGGATGCTCAGCACGTACCGCATCCGTCCAGACCAGATTGCGGGGCATCGTCATGCGCCCGGCTATACCGGCGGGGTGAATGGGACGTTTTGTCCGGGGCGCTTGTTTGGAGATACCACCGAGGCCGCCTTGAAGCGCTGGGTAAACCAAAACTTCTGGTCTAACCCACCCGCCAATCCGAATCCACCTGTGGTCACGAATCCCAATACCACTTGGGTACCAACACCGCCAACCGATCCGAACCGCCGTTGGGATTTTTGA